From the genome of Prevotella herbatica, one region includes:
- a CDS encoding glucosaminidase domain-containing protein has product MRKINVLLLILFISSINGMAQMKWNSAYQSYINQYKDLAIEEMLKYNIPASITLAQGVFESSAGRSSLTVNGNNHFGIKCHDWLGASVYTDDDAVNECFRAYDNALQSYEDHSKFLKNNVRYSRLFSLDRTDYRGWAYGLKACGYATNPQYAPKLIGIIELYKLYQYDTASSYDKFMAKHGVESSHARSGMILHPIYIYNKNYYIKARKGDTFKSIGKEIDISYRKIARYNERNKRDILQEGEVIYLKKKRSKADKAYKRRPHIVRPGESMYSIAQFYGMKLKSLYKKNDLTPDYQIRVGDSLRVY; this is encoded by the coding sequence ATGAGGAAAATAAACGTTTTGTTGCTAATTCTTTTCATCTCTTCCATAAATGGTATGGCGCAGATGAAGTGGAATTCAGCATATCAGTCATATATAAACCAATATAAGGATCTTGCAATAGAGGAAATGCTGAAGTATAATATTCCAGCAAGTATAACTCTGGCGCAGGGTGTATTTGAGAGTTCTGCTGGAAGAAGTTCTTTGACAGTAAATGGCAACAATCATTTTGGTATTAAATGTCATGATTGGTTAGGGGCTTCTGTTTATACTGATGATGATGCTGTGAATGAGTGTTTCCGTGCTTATGACAATGCTTTGCAGAGTTATGAAGATCATAGCAAGTTTCTCAAAAATAATGTTAGATATAGTCGTCTGTTCTCATTAGACAGAACTGATTATCGTGGATGGGCTTATGGACTAAAGGCATGCGGCTATGCAACAAATCCGCAATATGCACCAAAACTTATTGGTATAATTGAACTCTATAAATTATATCAATATGATACAGCCAGTTCTTATGACAAGTTTATGGCGAAACATGGTGTAGAAAGTTCTCATGCTCGTAGCGGTATGATTCTTCATCCTATATATATATACAACAAAAACTATTATATTAAGGCACGCAAGGGTGATACCTTCAAGAGTATAGGCAAAGAGATTGATATTTCATACAGAAAGATTGCTAGATATAATGAACGAAATAAGCGCGATATACTTCAGGAAGGAGAGGTTATTTATCTTAAGAAAAAGCGCTCTAAAGCTGATAAGGCATATAAGAGACGTCCACATATTGTTAGACCTGGAGAAAGTATGTATAGCATAGCTCAGTTCTATGGCATGAAGCTAAAGAGCCTATACAAGAAAAATGATCTTACACCTGATTATCAAATCAGAGTGGG
- a CDS encoding 2-amino-4-hydroxy-6-hydroxymethyldihydropteridine diphosphokinase — protein sequence MFDKTKLIIAFGSNFEPQINIAKAKQQLSSIFETTEFSSEIWTDPINIKSEKFINCIAIAETSFDLNSVLSSLKDIEDLCGNTIEKRKCGKVIMDVDILKYGDTIMHNDDWKRPYIIQLLKELHINIK from the coding sequence ATGTTTGACAAAACAAAATTAATAATAGCTTTTGGGTCTAACTTTGAGCCACAGATAAATATTGCAAAGGCAAAACAACAGCTTTCGTCTATTTTTGAGACGACTGAATTTTCATCTGAAATATGGACTGATCCTATTAATATAAAGTCTGAAAAATTCATAAACTGTATCGCTATTGCCGAAACATCATTTGATTTAAATTCTGTATTATCCTCTCTTAAGGATATTGAAGATCTATGTGGCAATACTATTGAAAAGCGCAAATGCGGTAAAGTTATTATGGATGTCGACATATTAAAGTATGGTGACACTATCATGCACAATGATGACTGGAAAAGACCATATATAATACAATTACTTAAAGAACTTCATATCAATATAAAATGA
- a CDS encoding M64 family metallopeptidase produces the protein MKKYILLLFAFAFCIHSYSQKFNEYFNDSTLRIDYIFSGDAKQQHISIDKLNCSPRWYGKRNKLSEIPVEGNGQITVRDHKSHKTIYKNSFSTLFQEWLSYDEAKTTSKSFQNVFIVPMPKDTVDITVDLRNNRRDIMTTFTHQVVPTDILIRKIGFKDRTKFINILQPEDTSNCIHIAYVAEGYKDSEMNTFVDDVNKAVESLFYYEPFKSLKSKFSIVAVESPSIESGTSEPGKGIWKKTALSSHFDTFYSERYLTTLNLEDLHDWLAGIPYEHIIVLVNSSRYGGGGVLNSYNLTTAHNPRTKPVVVHEFGHSFAGLGDEYGYDFELIPMYPKDVEPWEQNLTTLADFHGKWEDMISHKTKIPTPVNEKTKKQVGVFEGGGYAVKGVYRPMFDCRMRTNEYPEFCPVCRRAITRIINFYTEK, from the coding sequence ATGAAAAAATATATATTATTGCTTTTTGCATTTGCTTTTTGTATTCATTCATATTCACAGAAATTTAATGAATACTTCAATGACAGTACATTGCGTATAGACTATATCTTCTCTGGAGACGCAAAACAACAGCACATTAGCATTGACAAGCTAAACTGTTCTCCGCGTTGGTATGGAAAACGAAACAAACTTTCTGAAATTCCAGTTGAAGGTAACGGACAGATTACCGTGCGTGATCATAAATCACATAAAACGATATACAAGAACTCTTTCTCAACTTTATTTCAGGAATGGCTTTCTTACGATGAAGCAAAGACTACAAGTAAAAGTTTTCAAAATGTTTTCATCGTACCGATGCCGAAAGATACGGTTGATATAACTGTTGATTTAAGAAACAACAGACGCGATATTATGACAACCTTCACGCATCAGGTAGTTCCGACAGATATATTAATACGAAAAATAGGATTTAAGGATCGCACAAAATTTATAAATATTCTGCAACCTGAAGATACATCAAATTGTATTCACATCGCTTATGTAGCTGAAGGTTACAAAGATAGCGAAATGAATACATTTGTAGATGATGTGAATAAAGCGGTAGAATCATTATTCTATTACGAACCATTTAAAAGTCTAAAGTCGAAATTCAGCATCGTTGCTGTTGAATCTCCTTCTATAGAAAGCGGTACTAGTGAACCTGGTAAAGGAATATGGAAGAAGACCGCACTTAGCAGTCATTTTGATACATTTTACAGTGAAAGATATTTGACTACACTAAATCTTGAAGACCTGCATGATTGGCTCGCAGGAATTCCTTACGAGCACATTATTGTACTCGTAAACTCTTCACGTTACGGTGGTGGCGGCGTTCTTAATTCATATAATCTTACCACCGCTCACAATCCACGCACTAAACCAGTTGTAGTACATGAATTCGGACATAGCTTTGCTGGACTTGGTGATGAATATGGATATGATTTTGAACTTATTCCCATGTACCCTAAGGATGTAGAACCGTGGGAACAGAACCTCACTACCCTAGCTGATTTTCATGGAAAATGGGAAGACATGATTTCACATAAAACAAAGATTCCAACACCTGTAAACGAAAAGACTAAAAAGCAGGTAGGAGTATTTGAAGGTGGTGGATATGCAGTGAAAGGTGTGTATCGTCCAATGTTCGACTGTAGAATGAGAACAAATGAATATCCAGAATTCTGCCCTGTTTGCCGCCGTGCAATTACCAGAATTATTAATTTCTATACAGAGAAATAA
- the pdxT gene encoding pyridoxal 5'-phosphate synthase glutaminase subunit PdxT, whose protein sequence is MKIGVLALQGAFIEHERILNKIGVDSFEIRNIKDWSREKDGLIIPGGESTTQFKLLNELELLEPIKNDIESGLPVFGTCAGLILLAKTVENEDFDRISTMDINVCRNAYGRQLGSFYTEDMFAGNKIPMTFIRAPYIKGVDKDVEVLSNVGNHIVAAREKNQLVTSFHPELNESTFVHEYFINMVANKK, encoded by the coding sequence ATGAAAATAGGTGTTCTTGCATTACAAGGAGCTTTTATTGAGCATGAACGCATCTTGAACAAGATCGGTGTAGATAGCTTTGAAATCCGTAATATAAAGGACTGGTCACGTGAAAAGGACGGACTGATTATTCCCGGAGGTGAAAGCACTACACAGTTTAAGTTGCTTAATGAACTAGAACTTCTAGAACCGATAAAGAATGATATAGAGAGTGGACTGCCAGTATTTGGAACATGTGCCGGTCTTATATTATTAGCTAAGACGGTTGAAAATGAAGACTTTGACAGGATTTCAACAATGGATATTAATGTCTGCAGAAATGCGTATGGTAGACAGCTTGGAAGTTTTTATACTGAAGATATGTTTGCCGGCAATAAGATTCCGATGACTTTTATTCGGGCACCATATATAAAAGGTGTAGACAAAGATGTAGAAGTATTGTCAAATGTTGGTAATCACATTGTTGCAGCCAGAGAGAAAAACCAATTGGTTACGTCTTTTCATCCAGAATTAAATGAATCGACATTTGTTCATGAGTATTTCATAAACATGGTCGCAAACAAGAAATAA